The Aphelocoma coerulescens isolate FSJ_1873_10779 chromosome 14, UR_Acoe_1.0, whole genome shotgun sequence genome has a window encoding:
- the SSTR5 gene encoding somatostatin receptor type 5 codes for MEAAPSEVNSSLLPNVTENGTTPEQPPFQYIHKVLIPICYLLVCAVGLSGNALVIYVVLRHAKMKTVTNIYILNLAVADVLFMLGLPFLATQNAISYWPFGSFLCRLVMTVDGINQFTSIFCLTVMSMDRYLAVVHPIKSTKWRRPRVAKLISATVWTFSFLVVLPVIIFSDVQEDFQTCNMNWPEPVNVWSAAFIIYTSVLGFFGPLLVICLCYLLIVVKVKSSGIRVGSTRRRRSERKVTRMVVIIVVVFVFCWLPFYTMNIVNLILILPADPVLEGLYFFMVVLSYANSCANPILYGFLSDNFKQSFQKVLCLRKGDGAEDGDPVEHRQENSSRLQESMLTQRNAEFNGHMQTSKV; via the coding sequence ATGGAAGCCGCTCCCAGCGAGGTGaactcctccctgctgcccaacGTGACGGAGAACGGGACAACCCCGGAGCAGCCCCCGTTCCAATATATCCACAAGGTGCTCATTCCCATCTGTTACCTGCTGGTGTGTGCCGTGGGGCTGAGCGGGAACGCGCTGGTCATCTACGTGGTGCTGCGCCACGCCAAGATGAAAACGGTCACCAACATCTACATCCTGAACCTGGCCGTGGCCGACGTGCTCTTCATGCTGGGCCTGCCCTTCCTGGCCACCCAAAACGCCATCTCCTACTGGCCCTTCGGCTCCTTCCTCTGCCGCCTGGTGATGACGGTGGACGGCATCAACCAGTTCACCAGCATCTTCTGCCTGACGGTGATGAGCATGGATCGCTACCTGGCTGTGGTGCACCCCATCAAGTCCACCAAGTGGAGACGCCCCAGGGTGGCCAAGCTCATCAGTGCCACCGTCTGGACCTTCTCCTTCTTGGTGGTTCTCCCAGTGATCATCTTCTCGGACGTGCAGGAGGACTTCCAGACGTGCAACATGAACTGGCCGGAGCCGGTCAACGTCTGGTCGGCGGCGTTCATCATCTACACCTCGGTGCTGGGCTTCTTCGGCCCTTTGCTGGTCATCTGCCTGTGCTACCTGCTGATCGTGGTCAAGGTCAAGTCCTCGGGGATCCGCGTGGGCTCCACGCGGCGCCGCAGGTCGGAGCGGAAGGTCACCAGGATGGTGGTGATCATTGTGGTGGTCTTCGTGTTCTGCTGGCTCCCGTTCTACACCATGAACATCGTCAACCTGATCCTCATCCTGCCCGCCGACCCCGTCCTGGAGGGGCTCTACTTCTTCATGGTGGTGCTGTCCTACGCCAACAGCTGCGCCAACCCCATCCTCTACGGCTTCCTCTCCGACAACTTCAAGCAGAGTTTCCAGAAGGTTCTCTGCCTCCGGAAGGGCGACGGAGCAGAGGATGGCGACCCCGTGGAGCACAGGCAGGAGAACAGCAGCCGCCTGCAGGAGTCCATGCTGACCCAGAGGAACGCGGAGTTCAACGGGCACATGCAGACCAGCAAGGTCTGA